The following proteins are encoded in a genomic region of Corylus avellana chromosome ca4, CavTom2PMs-1.0:
- the LOC132178498 gene encoding protein indeterminate-domain 12-like: protein MSNFAQEFEDDEQFQSAVAAQSSTGSPPSAEKDPDAEVVALSPRTLMATNRYICEVCHKGFQRDQNLQLHRRGHNLPWKLKQRTNTEIKKRVYVCPEPNCVHHDPSRALGDLTGIKKHFCRKHGEKKWKCDRCSKRYAVQSDWKAHAKICGSREYRCDCGTIFSRKDSFVTHRAFCDALTEENHRANQNIATGGGMLQSHAQDLFISSMASPDSFSNTNTTMNLSMSNENGDNSLKPLSLDSAGVMISDPTFDPKTSRTCFSSDTGSNAYPMAMAIGSCYTSATALLQKAAEMGAKASDNSFAPILLRGFNGYSIGSLNPSGSAQEGSSVIGGNIRPMAGSNNGSIVGDEETYNKIMDPEDQLPNYTVSQTGLFRSPLSMHSENGHAGDLFKRVQIGEDKMTLDFLGVESSGNSSTGQKGSYDGNMIGLEHPNAQQSMHNLHSEW from the exons ATGTCAAACTTTGCTCAGGAATTTGAAGATGATGAGCAGTTCCAAAGCGCCGTTGCTGCTCAGTCTTCTACCGGGAGTCCACCTTCTGCTGAAAAAG ACCCAGATGCAGAGGTTGTAGCACTGTCACCAAGAACTCTAATGGCAACAAATAGATATATATGTGAGGTATGTCACAAAGGATTTCAGAGAGATCAGAACCTTCAGCTCCACAGAAGGGGGCACAACTTGCCGTGGAAGCTGAAGCAAAGGACAAACACAGAGATTAAGAAGAGGGTGTATGTGTGTCCAGAGCCTAACTGTGTGCATCATGACCCAAGCCGGGCTTTAGGTGACTTAACCGGCATCAAGAAACACTTCTGCAGGAAACATGGAGAAAAGAAATGGAAGTGTGACAGGTGCTCCAAACGTTACGCCGTTCAATCAGACTGGAAGGCTCACGCCAAGATCTGTGGGAGCCGAGAATATCGTTGTGATTGTGGCACAATCTTCTCCAG GAAGGATAGCTTTGTGACTCACAGAGCCTTCTGTGATGCATTGACAGAGGAGAATCACAGGGCAAACCAGAACATTGCTACCGGAGGAGGAATGTTACAGAGCCACGCGCAAGATCTGTTCATTTCATCAATGGCCAGCCCAGATTCCTTCTCAAATACAAACACAACGATGAACTTGTCAATGTCTAATGAGAACGGTGACAATTCGCTAAAGCCACTGTCTTTGGACTCAGCCGGAGTCATGATATCAGATCCTACTTTCGATCCAAAAACATCACGGACATGTTTCAGCTCTGACACCGGATCAAATGCTTATCCCATGGCCATGGCAATTGGTTCCTGTTACACATCTGCAACAGCCCTGTTACAGAAAGCTGCAGAAATGGGTGCTAAAGCCAGCGATAACTCGTTTGCGCCAATACTACTCAGAGGATTTAATGGGTACTCCATTGGCAGCCTCAACCCATCCGGGTCTGCCCAGGAGGGTTCTTCGGTAATTGGAGGTAATATACGGCCAATGGCTGGGAGCAACAATGGTTCTATTGTGGGAGATGAAGAAACCTATAATAAAATCATGGACCCAGAGGATCAACTCCCAAATTATACTGTTTCTCAGACTGGATTGTTTCGCTCTCCTCTTTCTATGCACTCAGAAAATGGACATGCTGGTGATCTGTTTAAACGTGTACAAATTGGAGAAGACAAAATGACCCTTGATTTCTTAGGAGTGGAATCATCTGGGAATTCGAGCACGGGCCAGAAAGGAAGCTACGATGGTAATATGATTGGGTTGGAACATCCAAATGCACAGCAAAGCATGCACAATTTGCACTCGGAATGGTAA